The genomic segment cgattaccgaataaaccgaaccgaatttttATTCGGTTTAATTCGGTAGAATTTTCAGAGAACCGAAAAATtgaaaaaccgaataaaccgaccCGATAAAACCGATAAAACCGAACGCCCAGGGCTACTTATTAGTATATGATCAAGACATCCACTTGTTAATTCAGGTAGGGTATTATATGATCAAGATTCAAGACACCACTTGTTATATGATTTCAAGACACAAATATATAAAGAGTAAATGGGGCCAGTACAGAATAAAATTTCAACCATGAAAGAACACAAAAGCGACGACACACAATGCATATTTAGCTATTATCTCTCAAACTTCCATGTGcctttaatataataataatagtccATTCAAACTTTTGATGTAGGATTTGGATTATATATTCCAACAATTTTCCtctcaaaccaaaaaacatatgTGAGTTCTTAACATGTCTCTTTGAAATGATATATCTATCTCAAACTAATCCCACTTGAATCAATAATAATTCGGAAGCTCCCCAAGTTCTCTAGAAAAGTGGTTTGATGAATGAAATGAGATGTCTGacctaaatatttattttaatttatatttatgttgtgAGAATAAGAAATTTCTTGTGAGCTACACAAAAAATAGTCCAATACATCTGTACATCATGAGTACATGGTCACACACATGTAAACTATTAATATATCAATAACTATAGAAATAGTTGGAATTCGGAATTTCAGGGGACGTgcacaaacaaaattaagttaTGTGATCAATATGCTAGTCacaaattattgttttgaatttgatccaatgttttttttttccaacattaGTACCCACAATCAGTCTATAAAACAAAaccgccaaaaaaaattgtgaaatgcAAAGAATCCAATAGTTTACTACATTGAATTTTTCACCATTTAAATAaatgtagagaaaaaaaaaatacacatttctAAAGAGTAACGAATAACATACCGCTGGTCGGAAGAAATAAACGGATCAAATCGAAAGACAATAAATGATGTTTGtcacataatttatatttaattttgcatGTCACCATGCAACTTCAGTTATTCATGTAGATAttttatacaatataatttgtGTGGTCATATGTGAAAGTGAAACTATTCGTGTAGCTAAGAagaatcatttttattttgtttaaacctGAATGTTATCCTcttaattatacaaatcatgAAATGTCTTTATATTGCTTCCACAatttgagaaggaaaaaaaaaagaacaaaatgacAGGCCCAAGTCCAAAAAGGCCCATCAGCCGagaaatatatacaaacaaaagttTTGCGACATGATGAGAGTTTTTTTTAGGGTTGATGAGATTATTCTGAATTTTGGGGGTTTGTTAGATATAATAGATCTAGGGATTCTTCGTGTTGAGAACGAGGAGGAGGGGATGGCTGAGAAATACCCAAATGGAGTGATGGGTTCGTTCTACGTCGACATATACGAACTTGTGGAAGATCCTTCATCGGACCCAATCATCTCGTGGAACAAAGGCAACAACGGTTTCGTCATGTGTAGTCAGGAGGAGCGAATCCGCAGTAAGATTCTTATGCCATTCTATTGCGGCAAACTCTGCGAGTTTCTCTCCGAACTCAGCTATTACGGGTTTAGAAGAGTTAAGAAGAAGGCTGGGTCTGGGAAATTGGAATTCAGGAATGAAGATTTTGTGAGAGGCCAGCCTAAGCGTCTCAAGGACATGATGCTCAAAGCTTCTAGGAAGCGCAAGGCCAAATTCAGAGCTCAGCAAGCTACCAAAGATGCTGTGGATCGCCTCCAACTTCAAAGTTTACATGTTTGATATCTgaatcatcaattcatcatcatcctacTTGCTcctgctcctttttttttttttttNNNNNNNNNNNNNNNNNNNNNNNNNNNNNNNNNNNNNNNNNNNNNNNNNNNNNNNNNNNNNNNNNNNNNNNNNNNNNNNNNNNNNNNNNNNNNNNNNNNNNNNNNNNNNNNNNNNNNNNNNNNNNNNNNNNNNNNNNNNNNNNNNNNNNNNNNNNNNNNNNNNNNNNNNNNNNNNNNNNNNNNNNNNNNNNNNNNNNNNNNNNNNNNNNNNNNNNNNNNNNNNNNNNNNNNNNNNNNNNNNNNNNNNNNNNNNNNNNNNNNNNNNNNNNNNNNNNNNNNNNNNNNNNNNNNNNNNNNNNNNNNNNNNNNNNNNNNNNNNNNNNNNNNNNNNNNNNNNNNNNNNNNNNNNNNNNNNNNNNNNNNNNNNNNNNNNNNNNNNNNNNNNNNNNNNNNNNNNNNNNNNNNNNNNNNNNNNNNNNNNNNNNNNNNNNNNNNNNNNNNNNNNNNNNNNNNNNNNNNNNNNNNNNNNNNNNNNNNNNNNNNNNNNNNNNNNNNNNNNNNNNNNNNNNNNNNNNNNNNNNNNNNNNNNNNNNNNNNNNNNNNNNNNNNNNNNNNNNNNNNNNNNNNNNNNNNNNNNNNNNNNNNNNNNNNNNNNNNNNNNNNNNNNNNNNNNNNNNNNNNNNNNNNNNNNNNNNNNNNNNNNNNNNNNNNNNNNNNNNNNNNNNNNNNNNNNNNNNNNNNNNNNNNNNNNNNNNNNNNNNNNNNNNNNNNNNNNNNNNNNNNNNNNNNNNNNNNNNNNNNNNNNNNNNNNNNNNNNNNNNNNNNNNNNNNNNNNNNNNNccccccccccccccccaagaTTTATATGTTCACCACTTGTTTGTTTATCTACTTTCCCTATCCTAGCTATCAATGTTGTTCTACCTCTCTGAGAGCCAAATAATGCAAAGAGATTTATGTGTTCTATCTTCTTAGTCGTCCTCGTTTGAGAGTTTATGTCTTCTTAGTAAATGGGATCAGCAACTGCAGACACAGGGGTATTATCTCGGTTTTGATTATTCTTTGTTACTTTCTGACTTCCAGTTGCAGCTACTGTCAAGCTTTAGTTTCTGTCTGTGGGTTATATATTCTTGTGTGAATAGGTAAGTCCTAATATGGTCATCATGGCCCTTGCTAACAATAAATCTGATTTGTTAGATGCAAGGGAAGGAATGCAACTGCAGAGGTAAGCatatatcctatatatattctctcctgacttctttttttcataGTCATGTTTGGATTTTGCTGTCAAGTTCCAAGTTGAGCAATGTGATACATAGGCCTAATTAGCTGATCCATCATGACGAACGTGTTAAGCTGCTATATATTGGATTTTGCTGTCAAGTTCAAAGTTGAGCAATGTGTTACATAGGCCTAATTAGCTGATCCATCATGACGAACGTGTTAAGCTTCTATATATTGGATTTCTCACTTGTCATGTTTTACAGGGACCAAGCCATTAGGTGATTTCTCTTTATTGCAAGTAAAATCACATTGTACCCCTTAACGACACACGACTAACCTGAAGAACCAAGCCACCTAAAAAGACACCACCCACTCAACAAATCATAGGATAGGCTTTTTTGTATAACTAGTTGGGTTTTCATCAAGCAGTACAGAGCACTTTTCTCTGACCAGCATTGGAGGATGATTTAGTTGTTTTTTAATAAGACGTTTCTTAGTTGTCATCAAGCAGTATAAAGCCAGCTTTTCATGATGATTTAGATATCTTCACTTATCCCACTTTTGATGTATCTTTGTTACTTTCTTATGTCAAAAGACTGATGTTTTCAAGTGTCTGTTAGTATCCTTGGTGTCTGTGTGTTAACGTTCAATTGCGGCTTGCAAGGACAGAAGGGAAAATTTCGCTCTACTTGATCCCTCGTGTGTAGAGCATCCGGTACATATGCATCCTCATTGCATTAATACACATAGGCTCTATATGTATCCTTAACGAGCCAAGGTTGTTAGCTCACAACCACAGTGATCAACAGTTCTGCCTAGCCTAGTAGTCCCGGCGTATCAAACTTGTTCTTGACTGGTACAGCAAGAAGGCTACCGAAAGTACAGGCAACAGATAACCCAACAAGAATGGTTCTCTCAAATAGGGCAGTGAGTTCAATCTTGTTCAAGTTAATATGTGTGGCACACCGTTGTAGTTGTTGGTtataaaagctaaaaaaaacaaaaggaacaagCAATGTTTTACGGAAgcccaaaaacaaataaaaaggcCCCATagcccaagaaaaaaaaaaaaataggtcaaCAGGATTACACTagtgtatatactatatatatataaaattagacATTTTAGGGTTTGACAGTTGTGGGAAGCTCCTGAATCGACGGCAATGTCTTCATCAG from the Camelina sativa cultivar DH55 chromosome 12, Cs, whole genome shotgun sequence genome contains:
- the LOC104731597 gene encoding heat stress transcription factor A-4a-like, encoding MRVFFRVDEIILNFGGLLDIIDLGILRVENEEEGMAEKYPNGVMGSFYVDIYELVEDPSSDPIISWNKGNNGFVMCSQEERIRSKILMPFYCGKLCEFLSELSYYGFRRVKKKAGSGKLEFRNEDFVRGQPKRLKDMMLKASRKRKAKFRAQQATKDAVDRLQLQSLHV